Genomic segment of Ficedula albicollis isolate OC2 chromosome 3, FicAlb1.5, whole genome shotgun sequence:
TATCTCACCTGCTGCTGTACCCAACTGTTGGTACTGCTGACTACTCATAGTAGTGACGTGTCATAGTTTACACAGAGGGAGGAAGGCAGTTTTCCTTCTGATAGATGGATATGTGTAATGGCATTTGAATttggaagacagaaaaacagggaGGAAGCAGGATTCTAAAGGAATCTCATTCTTTATACTGTATGTAGCATTTTGAACGATAGAGGTGTTCAGTACTGGACAGGATTCAATTTGGTCTTTACTGCTCTGGTCATGATGTCcttccagcagtgcctgctggcTTTCCACATTTGCAGTACTCGCTCTTCCACAGCTGCTTTTAAGCTCTCCAACTTGGTGCAGTCTGAGAACAAAACTCAGATGTAAATGCTTCTacttcccactttttttttctgtctcattctCAGAAGAGCATCAGACTGAAAATGCAGTTCAGCCTTTTGTCATTCTTGCTAGATCTTGTCCTCTTTATTTTGTGCAGCTGCCTTTAATGGCAGATTGATAACGCTGCATGTGCACCTCTTGTTCCATGTTACACAGGGGAATACATTACCACTCACTACAATTTTCCAGCTGATTCCAAGGTGGGGGAGACATGGTGAGAAGGGTCGAGGTTGCTTTAAAAGCAGGTTCAGGTAGAATAGGTGCTGAGAAGTAGAGACTTTAACCGTTGAGACTTGCAAGTTCTCTGTTTGAAATACTGAATTCAAAGCAACTTCCCAAAGTTGGTTTGTTCAGCTAAAAACAACCACTGCAATTCCAGTACCCCACTATATTTCCCTTGATCCCTAAGTCCATGTGACAAGTATGGAATTTGGCcagttttacttcttttcctAAAGCATGCTGGAAATGTCTAGGAAACTTTGAACAGAAGATCCTTGTGGGCTTGTCCAGCCAGGctgaaacaggaagaaaataaagctgctgTAATGCCAGAGGATCTGCCACAACTGAATCTCAGAGAACAAGGGGTTGGTATGCCTGTAAAACTCCCCCAAAACAAAGTGTAAGTGGGACTGTGCCTTCTTTGGAATGGTTTTTGGTTTGGAAgccagctgtgggctgcagtGACACTCCAGATTCTTTACTTGGCTTTGGAAAAGAGGGTCTGTAGCCTTTTCTAATGAGACTTGCATGCCACGAGTGACTATTGCAGGAGTCCGTTGTCTTCTAGCCTTGGATTTAAGGCAGTGCCATAATGTAGTTGGGAAAATGAGGGGTGGCAGGCCTGAGGATGTTTGCTGTGTCTTTGCAGGCCTCCGGAGTACAAGTGGCCGATGAGGTGTGCCGTATCTTCTACGACATGAAAGTGCGGAAGTGCTCCACGCCGGAGGAAAtcaagaagaggaagaaggctGTCATCTTCTGCCTCAGTCCAGACAAAAAGTGCATTATTGTGGAGGAAGGCAAAGAGATTCTGGTGGGAGATGTTGGAGTGACAGTCACCGACCCTTTCAAGCACTTTGTGCAGATGCTTCCGGAGAAGGATTGCCGCTATGCCTTGTATGATGCAAGCTTTGAGACCAAGGAATCCAAAAAAGAAGAGCTGATGTTTTTCTTATGGTAAGCcaccttcccagctctctcatTTCTAACATATAGTCCAGGCTCTGTGGGTGACGTCTCTGAGCGTTTGTATTGCCCAGGCTGGGAAAATGGCAGGCTTAAAGTGAGCTGGGCAGCCTGATGCCTGTATTCTGGAGGCATGAGATATTTTGCTTGTCCATGGTGGGTAGGATACTGCTTCTATCTGGGCTGGATAATCAGTGTCGTAATTTCACTCTTTGTGGTGTCTCCCATTAGGGCACCAGAACAAGCACCTCTCAAAAGTAAGATGATCTACGCGAGCTCCAAGGATGCAATCAAAAAGAAGTTTCAAGGTATGTAATACAATAAAAGGCCCTAACTGCTGTGTCCTTTGAATACACAGCAAGACCTAATTAGTTTaggatttggggctttttttgttgtttttttgagaTAACAGTGAGAAATGAAGTGTCATATAACAGAGCTAAAAGTGAGCTCTGGCTCAGATTTACATTATGTGACAAAATTATGGAAGCACTAGAGCAGTGCTCAGGACTGCAATGTGTGATGGACCGTATGGagcagcacatctgcagcaTACAGGCTAGAAGCTATTTAGATTCATAACACAGTGCTGGattctgtgcagagctgcctcagtGGCAGAGCACTTTCATACCTTGTCTGTTGAAATGCAGTCTCATAAACTTACTATGCTGTAGTAAGTCTGTCTGGCTGATAGCCAGGTAGCACTCTTCCActcaggctgccctgggctgaaGACTTGCAGTGTGCAAGACTGACAGGATCATTGTGCAGCAGTGCTAGCCTTCACAGGGTGGCTTGCCCAGGGACTGGAACCGCCATGGGAGAATGTTGTGTGCTGCACATGTGGAAGTTGAGCAAAAGAAATCAcaaggaaattctgcttttcaccaTATAAGGCAGGCATGGGTTGGGCTCTCCAgccttaaaaaggaaaagaaagcactgTTAATTGTGTAGCCCAGCTCTCACTCTCTGCCTCTCAGGTTCGCAGTGTGATGCTTTCAGCcacctctgcagagccagcaggagctgagtgaTCCCTCTCTGTGTGCTTGCCTGGagctccctcccctgctgtATCCACGGCAGCACAAGAAATGAGGGATTCACTCTTAAGAGCCTGCCATGAAAGGCCAACAGTCTGAGCACTGAGCTAGTAACAGATTTCTCCCTACATGTCACTTCAGTGACATTTGGTGTGCAGCCAGATGTCTCCTGGGATGTATTAGGGAAAAACCATCAAATTCCCTAAGATGAGGCAGGACTTGTCTGCTTGAGTGACTGGATTGCTTCTTCTAATATTACTACCAGGTATGTTTCTTTGATTGCTTACCAGCATGTTGAAGTACTGCATTATTGAGtgttttgcctctttttttagGCATAAAGCATGAATGCCAAGCAAATGGGCCAGAGGACCTGAATCGAGCTTGCATTGCTGAGAAGCTAGGAGGCTCC
This window contains:
- the DSTN gene encoding destrin, with translation MFAVSLQASGVQVADEVCRIFYDMKVRKCSTPEEIKKRKKAVIFCLSPDKKCIIVEEGKEILVGDVGVTVTDPFKHFVQMLPEKDCRYALYDASFETKESKKEELMFFLWAPEQAPLKSKMIYASSKDAIKKKFQGIKHECQANGPEDLNRACIAEKLGGSLVVAFEGSPV